Within the Carassius gibelio isolate Cgi1373 ecotype wild population from Czech Republic chromosome B4, carGib1.2-hapl.c, whole genome shotgun sequence genome, the region TCTTTAGCTTCATTAAGCAAGCATATCTTAGTTATGGGTCGTTCAATTATGTTTGTCCTGGTCTTCAAACGAACCACACGTACCAGACCTCTCTTATCAGGCAAAGTTTCCAAGACTCTTCCTAGCATCCATGACCCACGTGGTGCAGTGGAGTCTGCAACCATGACCAGGTCTCCAGGTACAAAATTCCTCTTCTCCTGGTTCCATTTTTGACGCTCCTGTAAAAGCGGTAAGTACTCGCGGATCCACCTCTTCCAAAAGAGATCAGAGATGTACTGGGTTTGTTTCCACCTTCTTCTTGCGTAAACATCCCTTTTGTCGAACAGTCCTGGTGGGAAAACTGGTTTTCCTTTAAGGAGGAGCAGATGATTTGGCGTCAAGGCTTCAAGATCGTTGGGATCATCTGACAGTCCTGTGATGGGGCGATCGTTGAGCATAGCTTCAGTTTCACAGAGCACGGTATGGAACCCTTCGTCATCCAAGGTTTGCTGACGGAGCACAGAGCACAAGATTTTCCTGATCATCCGTATCATACGCTCCCATGCGCCACCGTGATGTGATCCAGCTGGAGGGTTAAAGCTCCACTTGATTCCCTTCCTAGACAAGGCTCTATCGATTCGGTCATGATTCAAAGAGGCCAAGGCTTCTCGCAACTCCCTTTCTGCACCCATAAAGTTGGTGCCATTGTCAGATCTCAAATGCGAGACTTGTCCTCTTCGACAGATGAACCGTCGCAAAGCATTGATGCATGAGTCGGTGTCAAGAGAATAGGCCACTTCCAGGTGCACAGCCCTGCTCGCCATGCAAGTGAATACTACTCCATATCTTTTCACGATGCTACGCCCTCTTTTAACATCAACTGGCCCAAAGTAATCTACACCAACATTAGTAAATGGCGGTAAATCAGGAACCACTCTCTCTTCTGGCAAGTCTGCCATTTTTTGCTCACCAGTTTTTCCACCATGGCGCTTACAAATGAGGCATCTTGATATGATCTTCCTTACTGCAGTAGGTCCACTTGTGATCCAGTATTTTCTCCTTGTAGCGGAAAGCAAATGATTTCTACCTGCATGTCCAAGCCGAAAATGGACATGACGAAGGATAAGATCGGAGATATGTTGGTCCTTTGACAAGATGAGGGGGTGTTTAATGTCCTCAGGGATTGCTGCCCTTTTCAGCCGTCCCCCAACTCGTAGAACTCCTCCTTCTAGAACCGGATCCAATTTGAGGATGCTGCTACTTCTTGGCACTTGTGCGTTGCCAGAGGTTAGTGCAGCAAATTCCGTAGGGAATCTCTCTTGCTGGCAAAAAGCGATTATGGAGGTCTCAGCCTCCAAGAGATCTTCCAGAGACACCTTCTGATTCCCAAGCGATCTTGAGAAAGCTTGCATCTCCTTTTGTACATCCAACCTTGCTGCTCCAATAGCACTGGTGTTTGCTTGCTccaactcttttcttttttctttcaatttgagCAGAGTTCCTTTCAGCTTAATGAGCCACACAACTGCAACTTTCAATCTTTGCCAATCAGAGAAATGGGTCATCAGTTGAGATGTGGCGTTGGTGTCAACAAGTATCGCATTGACCGTCAGACATCTCTTTACTTCTGGATCATCAGCAGTGATACTTGTATCCCCAGGAAATGTTGGCCACTTTTCTTCTGGTTCCCATAAGAATTCCGGGCCTTCTATCCATCTTTGCTTTACAAGATTTTCTGCCTTCA harbors:
- the LOC127956735 gene encoding uncharacterized protein LOC127956735, with the translated sequence MSREEKKFVKIMESSAQLQNGHYTFQMPFKGKDFSMPNNLGVAMQRVRGLKRRLQKDAGFHEEYNNFLADVISNGYAEEVPKHQLETPTGKVWYIPHHGVYHPRKGKLRVVFDCGAEYKGISLNSQLLQGPNLTSSLVGVLMRFRQEQVAIMADIKAMFHQVKVAEKHRDYLRFLWWPQGNLEQGLVEHRMTVHLFGAVSSPSVACLALRKTAEDNQVNFPTEVIETVNRNFYMDDLLKSLPSEEDAVTMVKNLITICGRGGFTLTQWISNSRKVLQSLPADLKSKNLYELDLDRDKLPLDRALGLQWCIETDTFKFKLKVKEKPATKRGMLSIISSVYDPLGFLAPVVLPAKLLLQGLCRTKCDWDDPIPPAFQQKWNKWLIDLEKVAYFKVHRCVKPAGFGRTISAQLHHFADASENGYGTATYLRLQNMDERVHVTFLFGKARVAPLKTVTIPRLELTAAVVAVRVDKMLQSELQFPLKKTCFWTDSTSVLKYIKNENRRFQTFVANRVTTIRENSEIEQWRYVPTSLNPADDASRGLKAENLVKQRWIEGPEFLWEPEEKWPTFPGDTSITADDPEVKRCLTVNAILVDTNATSQLMTHFSDWQRLKVAVVWLIKLKGTLLKLKEKRKELEQANTSAIGAARLDVQKEMQAFSRSLGNQKVSLEDLLEAETSIIAFCQQERFPTEFAALTSGNAQVPRSSSILKLDPVLEGGVLRVGGRLKRAAIPEDIKHPLILSKDQHISDLILRHVHFRLGHAGRNHLLSATRRKYWITSGPTAVRKIISRCLICKRHGGKTGEQKMADLPEERVVPDLPPFTNVGVDYFGPVDVKRGRSIVKRYGVVFTCMASRAVHLEVAYSLDTDSCINALRRFICRRGQVSHLRSDNGTNFMGAERELREALASLNHDRIDRALSRKGIKWSFNPPAGSHHGGAWERMIRMIRKILCSVLRQQTLDDEGFHTVLCETEAMLNDRPITGLSDDPNDLEALTPNHLLLLKGKPVFPPGLFDKRDVYARRRWKQTQYISDLFWKRWIREYLPLLQERQKWNQEKRNFVPGDLVMVADSTAPRGSWMLGRVLETLPDKRGLVRVVRLKTRTNIIERPITKICLLNEAKE